In a genomic window of Bradyrhizobium sp. 195:
- a CDS encoding NAD-dependent epimerase/dehydratase family protein translates to MTDNRPVLITGGCGFIGSNLADRLAERGDNVLVLDNLARAGVRENAQWLKSRHGDRVAVTIADIRDPIPVIDAVRESRAVLHLAAQVAVTDSVSDPASDFEINARGTLNVLEAVRLHNPPAPVIFASTNKVYGRLIDDSAITLSGRRYVPMSDGLAGGVSEETPLDFYSPYGCSKGTADQYVHDYARVFGLRTVVMRMSCIYGPRQFGTEDQGWIAHFLLSAIRGNPLTIYGDGKQVRDALHVSDAVNAWLAALDRIELVRGRVFNLGGGPRNAISLLELIDQIGELTGRDVAYSFADWRPGDQPWYVTDTSASSAALGWAPQVGLAEGLRSLHTWLYSRFGSSDSSREALA, encoded by the coding sequence ATGACTGACAACAGACCTGTTCTGATCACCGGAGGCTGCGGCTTCATCGGCTCCAATCTTGCCGACCGGCTCGCCGAACGAGGCGACAACGTGCTGGTGCTCGACAACCTTGCCCGCGCTGGCGTGCGCGAGAATGCTCAGTGGCTGAAGTCGAGGCACGGAGACCGGGTGGCGGTGACCATCGCCGACATCCGCGATCCGATTCCTGTCATCGACGCGGTGCGCGAATCCCGTGCGGTTCTGCACCTGGCGGCCCAGGTCGCCGTCACTGATAGCGTGAGCGATCCCGCTTCCGACTTCGAGATCAATGCCCGCGGCACGCTGAACGTGCTTGAAGCCGTTCGCCTGCACAATCCGCCGGCGCCTGTCATCTTCGCCTCGACCAACAAGGTCTACGGTCGTCTGATCGACGACAGCGCGATCACGCTGTCCGGCCGGCGCTATGTGCCGATGAGTGACGGTCTGGCTGGCGGTGTTTCCGAAGAGACGCCGCTCGATTTCTATAGCCCCTACGGTTGCTCCAAGGGCACTGCGGACCAGTACGTTCACGATTACGCCCGCGTGTTCGGACTTCGTACGGTCGTGATGCGCATGAGCTGCATCTACGGCCCGCGTCAGTTCGGCACCGAGGACCAAGGCTGGATTGCACACTTTTTGCTGAGCGCGATTCGAGGAAATCCGCTCACGATCTATGGCGACGGCAAGCAGGTTCGCGACGCGCTCCACGTCTCGGATGCGGTCAATGCCTGGCTAGCAGCGCTTGATCGCATCGAGCTAGTCCGCGGACGGGTCTTCAATCTCGGTGGCGGTCCGCGCAATGCGATCAGTCTGCTAGAATTGATCGACCAGATTGGTGAGCTAACAGGCCGGGACGTCGCCTACAGTTTCGCTGACTGGCGTCCGGGCGATCAGCCCTGGTACGTCACGGATACAAGCGCCTCGTCCGCGGCGCTTGGCTGGGCGCCGCAGGTTGGGCTCGCGGAAGGACTTCGCTCGCTCCACACCTGGCTGTACAGCCGCTTCGGATCATCAGATAGCAGCCGCGAGGCCTTGGCATGA
- a CDS encoding TIGR04295 family B12-binding domain-containing radical SAM protein, which yields MTRVALINPNWEFGGSIYFGCRSPHLPLELGISEHHLKAAGHETLLIDAHMFDLSLTDIEAELRAFDPDLVAITTAPTYLFWRCAPPELRVPQQLALTVRDLAPVLVAVGPHGSTTPKAALKKLGADIVIMGECEISLLRLANGERDFAGLCLRDGASVQVNGGPQAARFTDQPPLHWPDEMIRRHHHHHHRFEAEPLAPGAEVEASRGCPYSCTFCAKDNFRNAYRKRPPAIILDEIDGLRSQGIEYVYFIDEIFLPNAELLQELTTRDLKFGVQTRIDLWKPDMLALLGRAGCVSIEAGIESLTVEGRAALAKNCRMSTDQLAERLSEARRHVPFVQANLIEMPEDDDPVVQRWRRQMQDAGVWANDPVPLYPYPGSPDYRKLWGEPDDFAWERAHQHYLAMFDRFSDVQNDRPVPLDALELQVAP from the coding sequence ATGACCCGGGTCGCCCTCATCAATCCCAACTGGGAGTTCGGCGGCAGCATTTATTTCGGCTGCCGATCGCCTCACCTGCCGCTGGAGCTCGGCATATCCGAACACCACCTGAAGGCGGCTGGACACGAGACGCTGCTGATTGACGCCCACATGTTCGACCTGTCGCTTACCGACATCGAAGCCGAGCTGCGCGCGTTCGATCCGGATCTGGTCGCCATCACCACAGCCCCGACCTATCTGTTCTGGCGTTGCGCCCCCCCTGAGCTCCGTGTGCCGCAGCAGCTCGCGCTTACGGTTCGGGACCTCGCACCTGTCCTGGTCGCGGTCGGCCCTCACGGCTCGACCACACCAAAGGCGGCGCTGAAAAAGCTCGGTGCCGACATCGTCATCATGGGAGAATGCGAGATCTCGTTGCTCCGCCTGGCCAACGGCGAACGCGACTTTGCTGGCCTGTGCCTTCGGGACGGAGCTTCCGTCCAGGTCAATGGTGGCCCCCAGGCTGCCCGCTTTACGGATCAGCCGCCGCTGCACTGGCCCGACGAGATGATTCGCCGGCATCACCATCACCATCATCGCTTTGAAGCCGAGCCGCTTGCACCTGGTGCCGAGGTCGAGGCCTCGCGAGGTTGTCCTTACAGCTGCACGTTCTGCGCCAAGGACAACTTCCGCAACGCCTATCGCAAGCGTCCGCCCGCTATCATTCTCGATGAGATCGACGGCCTCCGTAGCCAGGGCATCGAATATGTCTACTTCATCGACGAGATCTTTCTCCCGAACGCCGAGCTGCTGCAGGAGCTGACGACGCGGGATCTGAAATTCGGCGTGCAGACCCGGATCGACCTTTGGAAACCGGACATGCTCGCCCTGCTCGGCCGCGCCGGTTGCGTTTCGATCGAGGCCGGGATCGAGAGCCTGACAGTTGAGGGGCGCGCTGCGCTTGCCAAGAACTGCAGAATGAGCACCGATCAGCTGGCAGAGCGGCTGTCCGAAGCGCGTCGTCACGTTCCCTTCGTGCAGGCCAATTTGATTGAAATGCCCGAGGACGACGATCCGGTCGTGCAGCGCTGGCGTCGCCAGATGCAGGACGCCGGCGTCTGGGCCAATGACCCAGTCCCTCTCTATCCCTACCCGGGATCGCCGGACTACCGCAAATTATGGGGCGAGCCCGACGACTTCGCCTGGGAGCGCGCCCATCAGCATTATCTCGCGATGTTCGACCGGTTCAGCGACGTCCAGAACGATCGCCCCGTTCCGCTCGATGCACTCGAACTCCAGGTGGCGCCATGA
- a CDS encoding glycosyltransferase family 4 protein, which produces MSRSSHIRLLMTTDTVGGVWTYSCGLASDLANAGVNVVLVTMGPRARTDERERLQRSRVRLIETDLALEWQDPEGADVADASRVLASLEAKLRPDVVHLNSFREAGFGWHAPTVLVAHSCVNSWAQACRDTTWLEEPRWRRYTERVAAALDQAQAWVCPSQSFHDTIDDIYGPRSRGTVIWNGIAPGDFVGRKQELIFAAGRLWDRAKNIQALATAARGLAWPVEVAGAADASPSPSVTWLGHLSPEALHARLRHGAIFVSPALYEPFGLSVLEAAAAGCALVLSDISTFRELWNGAAIFVDPADTDALYHVLADLCADARERSRLQRAAYEHSLTYSRARMTSA; this is translated from the coding sequence ATGAGCCGCAGTTCGCACATCAGGCTGCTGATGACCACCGACACCGTGGGGGGCGTGTGGACCTATTCCTGCGGTCTCGCCTCCGATCTCGCAAACGCTGGTGTCAACGTCGTCCTGGTCACGATGGGTCCTCGCGCGCGGACAGACGAGCGGGAGCGCCTGCAGCGGTCCCGCGTGCGTCTGATCGAGACGGATCTTGCGCTCGAGTGGCAGGACCCTGAAGGCGCCGATGTGGCCGACGCGAGCCGCGTGCTCGCCAGCCTCGAAGCCAAGCTCAGGCCGGATGTCGTTCACCTCAATAGCTTCCGCGAAGCAGGTTTCGGCTGGCATGCGCCGACGGTGCTGGTGGCGCATTCCTGCGTCAATTCCTGGGCGCAAGCGTGCCGGGACACGACGTGGCTTGAGGAGCCGCGGTGGCGCCGCTACACCGAACGCGTTGCCGCGGCTCTCGACCAGGCGCAGGCCTGGGTGTGCCCGAGCCAATCCTTTCACGACACGATTGATGATATCTATGGTCCTCGTTCCAGAGGCACAGTGATCTGGAACGGGATCGCGCCGGGCGATTTCGTCGGACGAAAACAGGAGCTGATCTTCGCGGCCGGACGGCTTTGGGACCGCGCCAAGAACATCCAAGCTCTTGCGACCGCGGCGCGTGGATTGGCTTGGCCTGTCGAAGTCGCAGGTGCCGCCGATGCGAGCCCCTCCCCTTCGGTCACCTGGCTGGGCCACCTGTCGCCGGAAGCCCTGCACGCCCGCCTTCGGCATGGAGCAATTTTTGTGAGTCCGGCGCTCTATGAGCCGTTCGGCCTTTCGGTGCTGGAGGCCGCGGCAGCCGGCTGCGCGCTCGTCCTGTCCGACATCTCGACGTTCAGGGAGCTCTGGAACGGAGCCGCCATCTTCGTCGATCCGGCCGACACCGACGCGCTGTATCATGTCCTCGCGGATCTTTGCGCGGACGCGCGCGAGCGCTCGCGGCTCCAGCGCGCTGCCTACGAGCATTCGCTGACCTATTCGCGGGCGCGAATGACCAGCGCTTAA
- a CDS encoding CgeB family protein, whose product MKCVLFYHAFTSCWNNGNAHFLRGYARELHALGHEVVVFEPIDGWSRLNAIREGGPHALDDIPALLPGIDIRRYDAFPDLDRAIDGANLVIVHEWNSPGLIAQLGRRRAQGAPYTLLFHDTHHRAVSAPDELAQFDLDGFDGVLAFGEVLRQIYLKLGWADRVFTWHEAADTALYHPLPDIARTDDLIWIGNWGDGERGAELNEFLVEPVAELKLRASIYGVRYSDAALETIRAAGIRYGGWLPAHWAPAAFASARATVHVPRAPYVRSLPGIPTIRVFEAMACGIPLVSASWSDAEGLFPEGAYLGVADGAQMKQALRALLDDHEMSSAMVQTGFRVIREKHTCRHRAHQLLEIVEGIRATGQSQRKSTIGAVA is encoded by the coding sequence ATGAAATGCGTTCTGTTCTACCATGCGTTCACCTCGTGCTGGAACAATGGCAACGCACACTTTCTCCGCGGCTACGCGCGCGAGTTGCATGCGCTGGGTCATGAGGTCGTCGTCTTCGAGCCGATCGATGGCTGGAGCCGATTGAATGCGATACGAGAAGGCGGTCCGCATGCACTCGACGACATCCCGGCGCTGCTGCCCGGGATCGACATTCGCCGCTATGATGCCTTCCCCGACCTCGACCGTGCCATTGACGGCGCAAATCTTGTGATCGTCCACGAGTGGAATTCCCCCGGTCTGATCGCGCAGCTCGGACGCAGGCGCGCGCAAGGGGCTCCCTACACGCTGCTGTTTCACGATACCCACCACCGCGCGGTCAGCGCGCCAGACGAATTGGCACAGTTCGACCTCGATGGCTTCGACGGCGTGCTTGCCTTCGGCGAGGTGCTTCGGCAGATCTACCTGAAGCTTGGATGGGCGGACCGCGTCTTCACTTGGCACGAGGCGGCGGATACCGCCTTGTACCACCCGCTGCCGGACATCGCGCGCACCGACGATCTGATCTGGATCGGCAATTGGGGCGACGGCGAGCGCGGCGCCGAGCTCAACGAGTTCCTCGTCGAGCCGGTCGCCGAATTGAAGCTCCGGGCCAGCATCTATGGCGTCCGGTACTCGGACGCGGCTCTCGAGACGATTCGAGCGGCCGGTATCCGATACGGCGGCTGGCTGCCGGCACATTGGGCTCCCGCGGCCTTTGCCAGCGCACGTGCGACGGTGCATGTGCCACGGGCGCCCTATGTCCGTTCTCTTCCGGGCATACCCACCATCCGCGTCTTCGAAGCGATGGCCTGCGGCATTCCCCTGGTCTCCGCATCCTGGTCGGATGCGGAGGGCCTATTCCCCGAGGGCGCCTATCTCGGGGTTGCCGATGGCGCACAGATGAAACAGGCATTGCGCGCCCTCCTGGATGACCACGAGATGTCGTCAGCGATGGTGCAAACAGGGTTCCGTGTGATCCGCGAAAAGCACACCTGCCGCCATCGCGCGCACCAGCTCCTTGAAATCGTCGAGGGCATCCGGGCCACGGGCCAGTCGCAGCGCAAGTCAACCATCGGAGCGGTCGCATGA
- a CDS encoding CgeB family protein, whose amino-acid sequence MRICFFGSSLVSSYWNGAATYYRGMLKEIATLGHEVTFFEPDAFERQAHRDIDDPDWARVVVYPATSDGWRGSLEAAAKSADMLIKASGVGVFDEELEIAAATIPSRAMRIYWDVDAPATLEAIDQSPQHHLRSVIASYDMVLTYGGGEPVVSAYRARGARDCIPIYNALDPATHFPAPRIARYACDLSLLANRLPDREQRVERFFIEVARHLPEKSFVLGGSGWETKQTPANLRKVGHVGTADHNGFFGSALATLNVNRDSMARYGFSPPTRVFEAVGAGACLITDQWEGIDYFLEPDHEVLVAATAAEVAGHINALTPDRARAIAGRARARILNHHTYRHRARQFNELFVGSSSRIEAAE is encoded by the coding sequence ATGAGGATCTGTTTCTTCGGATCGAGCCTCGTATCGTCCTACTGGAACGGCGCTGCGACCTACTATCGCGGCATGCTGAAGGAAATTGCGACGCTCGGACACGAGGTCACCTTCTTCGAGCCGGACGCGTTCGAACGACAGGCGCATCGCGACATCGACGACCCCGACTGGGCGCGGGTGGTCGTCTATCCGGCAACGTCGGACGGCTGGCGCGGCAGCCTGGAAGCCGCCGCCAAGTCTGCCGACATGCTGATCAAGGCCAGCGGCGTCGGGGTCTTCGACGAGGAGCTTGAGATTGCGGCCGCGACCATCCCCTCGAGAGCCATGCGCATCTACTGGGATGTCGACGCGCCGGCGACGCTCGAAGCGATCGATCAGAGCCCGCAGCATCATTTGCGCAGCGTCATCGCGTCCTATGACATGGTGCTGACCTATGGCGGCGGCGAGCCGGTCGTGTCCGCATACCGCGCCAGGGGTGCTCGCGATTGCATACCGATCTACAATGCGCTGGATCCAGCAACCCACTTCCCCGCACCGCGGATCGCGCGCTACGCCTGCGATCTCAGTCTGCTGGCGAACCGGCTCCCCGATCGCGAGCAGCGCGTCGAGCGCTTCTTCATCGAGGTCGCGCGTCACTTGCCGGAAAAGAGCTTCGTGCTCGGCGGCTCCGGCTGGGAGACCAAGCAGACGCCGGCCAATCTGCGCAAAGTCGGACACGTCGGCACCGCCGATCACAACGGCTTCTTCGGCTCGGCTCTCGCCACGCTCAACGTCAATCGCGACAGCATGGCGCGCTACGGCTTCTCGCCGCCGACACGCGTGTTCGAGGCCGTCGGCGCCGGCGCCTGCCTGATCACCGATCAATGGGAAGGAATCGATTATTTTCTGGAGCCCGACCACGAGGTTCTGGTCGCGGCGACCGCAGCGGAGGTGGCCGGCCACATCAACGCTTTGACCCCCGATCGCGCCCGGGCCATCGCCGGCCGCGCCCGCGCGCGCATCCTCAATCACCACACCTACCGGCATCGCGCGCGCCAGTTCAACGAACTCTTTGTCGGAAGCAGCTCACGCATAGAGGCAGCAGAATGA
- a CDS encoding CgeB family protein yields MNLNIVVIGLSVTSSWGNGHATTYRALIEALAQRGHRVSFLERDVAWYRNHRDLVNPSAWNVHLYQSLSDIPSRFGSLIRAADLVMVGSYVPDGIAISDWVTSHAQGITAFYDIDTPVTLSRLEQGLDYISAAMIPRFDLYLSFTGGPVPQMIEENYGSPLARALYCSADTNLYAPRPAKPKWSLGYLGTYSGDRQPVLEELLLAPARALPAEQFVVAGAQYPEHISWPANVTRIEHLTPQQHPTFYSEQRFTLNATRSDMRALGFSPSVRLFEAAACGTPIISDRWPGLETIFEPSSEILIVSEPKEVIEILRDIPEERRRQIAENARRRVLADHTSEHRAQQLETFYLEASARRRRKSKRLPEIRPVQVAEL; encoded by the coding sequence ATGAACCTCAACATCGTCGTCATCGGTCTTTCGGTCACATCCTCATGGGGCAACGGTCATGCCACGACCTACCGCGCCCTGATCGAAGCCCTGGCACAGCGAGGCCACCGCGTCAGCTTCCTTGAGCGCGACGTCGCCTGGTATCGGAATCATCGCGATCTGGTCAATCCCTCCGCGTGGAACGTCCACCTCTATCAATCGCTCAGCGACATCCCATCCCGCTTCGGATCGCTCATCCGCGCTGCCGATCTGGTGATGGTCGGCTCGTACGTGCCTGACGGCATCGCGATCTCTGACTGGGTGACGAGCCATGCTCAGGGAATTACCGCCTTCTACGACATCGATACGCCGGTCACGCTGTCTCGCCTCGAGCAAGGCCTCGATTACATTTCTGCGGCAATGATTCCGCGTTTTGATTTGTATCTGTCCTTTACCGGCGGTCCGGTCCCGCAGATGATCGAGGAGAACTACGGCAGCCCGCTGGCGCGAGCGCTTTATTGCAGCGCTGATACGAATCTGTACGCACCCAGGCCAGCGAAGCCAAAATGGTCGCTGGGTTACCTCGGAACGTACAGCGGCGACAGGCAGCCTGTTCTCGAGGAGTTGCTTCTGGCGCCTGCCCGCGCCTTGCCGGCTGAGCAATTTGTGGTCGCAGGGGCACAATACCCCGAGCACATCAGTTGGCCCGCCAATGTGACCCGGATCGAGCATCTCACGCCGCAGCAGCATCCGACGTTCTATTCCGAACAGCGCTTCACCCTGAATGCGACGCGGAGCGACATGCGCGCGCTTGGCTTCTCACCCAGCGTTCGCCTGTTCGAGGCGGCGGCCTGCGGAACACCGATTATTTCGGACCGATGGCCAGGCCTTGAAACGATATTCGAGCCGTCCTCCGAAATCCTCATCGTCTCCGAGCCAAAGGAGGTGATCGAGATCCTGCGGGACATCCCTGAAGAACGCCGACGACAGATTGCGGAGAACGCGAGACGGCGGGTTCTTGCTGATCACACGTCGGAGCATCGGGCGCAGCAGCTGGAGACCTTCTATCTGGAGGCTTCCGCGCGGCGGCGTCGGAAATCCAAGCGACTGCCTGAAATCCGGCCGGTGCAGGTCGCCGAACTCTAA
- a CDS encoding UDP-glucuronic acid decarboxylase family protein, with amino-acid sequence MTFQTRIRAPRPTPTTLVAGGAGFIGSHLCDALLQHGHRVICLDNLFTGTMANIRPLLNHPNFRFIDQDVREPLDIDEPVDRIYSLACPASPRSYQKDPIGTMNTCVIGTMNMLELARRKSARVLQASTSEVYGDPEIHPQPESYLGNVNPIGPRACYDEGKRAAETLMFDYHRQHGVEIKVARIFNTYGPRMLENDGRVVSNFIVQALRGEPITIYGRGTQTRSFCFVDDLVRGLQLLMESPAEVTGPCNLGNPHEVTIEAIAREVLSYTRSTSPLRFEALPTDDPKRRKPVIDIAERSLGWRPRVPLKDGLQATIAYFALRIATDAPALTPAIAAGRTGRTARGRLTLAERT; translated from the coding sequence ATGACGTTTCAGACTCGCATTCGTGCCCCGCGCCCGACCCCGACCACGTTGGTCGCCGGTGGCGCCGGGTTTATCGGCTCGCATCTGTGCGACGCGCTCCTGCAGCACGGACACAGGGTGATTTGTCTCGACAACCTGTTCACCGGCACGATGGCAAACATCCGGCCACTGCTCAACCATCCGAATTTCCGCTTCATCGACCAGGACGTGCGTGAGCCGCTGGACATCGACGAACCCGTCGATCGGATCTACAGCCTGGCCTGCCCGGCCTCGCCGCGCAGTTACCAGAAGGATCCGATCGGCACGATGAACACCTGCGTGATCGGCACCATGAACATGCTCGAGCTTGCGCGCCGGAAGTCGGCGCGCGTGCTCCAGGCATCTACCAGCGAGGTGTATGGCGACCCTGAAATCCACCCCCAGCCGGAATCCTACCTCGGCAACGTCAATCCAATCGGTCCGCGCGCCTGTTACGACGAGGGCAAGCGCGCCGCAGAAACACTGATGTTCGACTACCACCGGCAGCACGGGGTCGAGATCAAGGTCGCGCGCATTTTCAATACCTATGGACCACGCATGCTCGAGAACGACGGGCGGGTCGTGTCGAACTTCATCGTACAGGCCTTGCGCGGCGAACCGATCACCATCTACGGCCGTGGGACCCAGACCAGAAGCTTCTGCTTCGTCGACGATCTCGTGCGCGGATTGCAGCTTCTGATGGAGAGCCCGGCCGAGGTCACTGGCCCGTGCAACCTGGGCAACCCGCATGAGGTCACGATCGAAGCCATCGCCCGCGAAGTCCTGTCGTACACCCGTTCGACGTCCCCGCTTCGCTTCGAGGCGCTGCCCACGGACGATCCCAAGCGTCGCAAGCCCGTCATCGACATCGCCGAACGGTCACTGGGATGGCGCCCGCGCGTGCCGCTGAAAGACGGCCTGCAGGCGACCATTGCCTATTTCGCGCTTCGCATCGCGACCGATGCCCCGGCGCTGACGCCGGCAATCGCCGCAGGCAGGACGGGCCGTACGGCCCGCGGACGACTAACCCTTGCGGAGCGCACGTGA
- a CDS encoding DUF6894 family protein, translating into MPRYHFDLVDSRTVTDEGGAELADDIQALDVAEEIARRLSKERPELRGRHFAILVTNQEGDEIGQVPLDLLH; encoded by the coding sequence GTGCCGCGCTATCATTTTGATTTGGTGGATTCCAGGACGGTGACCGACGAGGGTGGTGCCGAGTTGGCGGACGACATTCAGGCGCTCGATGTCGCTGAAGAGATTGCAAGACGCCTCTCCAAGGAGCGTCCCGAGCTACGAGGCCGTCACTTCGCGATCCTTGTGACCAACCAGGAAGGCGACGAGATTGGCCAGGTGCCCTTGGACCTCCTGCACTGA
- the coxB gene encoding cytochrome c oxidase subunit II: MPVWVRTVLILCTTWPLAACAGRQSALDPQGLQSDQVRSTLFIFLAVSAIVWIAVVLVLAVGMLRRKRATHTPLDLHEGFEQRAGRLVLGLGVATTVIVLGLSFVSYAGQRDVFAKDEHALTLKIIGHQWWWEVHYEADSPHQSFVTANEIRIPTGQPIKVELESADVIHSFWVPSLTGKMDLITGQKNELQFTAKNAGVYRGQCAEFCGLQHAHMAFDIIALPPDEFGRWRDHQNQSAQSPADQLGRQGEALFRARGCALCHNISGTLAGGHLGPDLTHVGSRTTIAAGTLPNNPATLGAWISDPQHIKPGNLMPKMPLQSNELIAILHYLEQLK; the protein is encoded by the coding sequence ATGCCAGTCTGGGTGCGAACGGTTCTGATACTGTGCACGACCTGGCCGCTGGCCGCCTGTGCGGGTCGGCAGTCAGCGCTCGACCCGCAGGGGCTGCAATCCGACCAGGTCCGATCCACGCTTTTCATTTTCCTCGCCGTCTCGGCGATCGTCTGGATCGCAGTTGTCCTCGTCCTCGCCGTTGGAATGCTGCGCCGGAAGCGTGCCACCCATACGCCGCTCGACCTCCACGAGGGCTTCGAGCAACGTGCAGGCCGCCTCGTCCTGGGGCTCGGCGTGGCAACAACCGTGATCGTGCTCGGGCTCTCCTTTGTCAGCTATGCCGGCCAGCGTGACGTCTTCGCCAAGGACGAGCACGCCCTCACACTCAAGATCATCGGCCACCAATGGTGGTGGGAGGTTCACTATGAAGCCGACAGTCCGCACCAGAGCTTCGTGACTGCGAACGAGATCCGGATCCCCACCGGTCAACCGATCAAAGTCGAGCTGGAATCGGCCGATGTGATCCACAGCTTCTGGGTGCCCAGCCTGACCGGCAAGATGGACCTCATCACCGGCCAAAAAAACGAGCTGCAGTTCACGGCGAAGAATGCCGGGGTCTATCGCGGACAATGCGCCGAGTTCTGCGGCCTCCAGCATGCCCACATGGCTTTTGATATCATCGCCTTGCCGCCGGACGAATTCGGCCGCTGGCGCGATCACCAGAACCAGAGCGCGCAAAGCCCTGCGGATCAGCTCGGCAGGCAGGGCGAGGCGTTGTTCCGCGCGCGGGGCTGCGCGCTGTGCCACAACATTAGCGGCACGCTGGCCGGCGGGCACCTTGGTCCCGATCTCACGCATGTCGGCAGCCGCACGACCATCGCGGCGGGAACGCTGCCGAACAATCCAGCGACGCTCGGTGCGTGGATCTCCGACCCTCAGCATATCAAGCCGGGCAATCTCATGCCGAAGATGCCGCTGCAATCGAACGAGCTCATTGCGATCCTTCACTATCTGGAGCAGCTCAAGTGA